CGGCGGTCGCAGCTACGGCGCAGGTGGTGGAATCACGCAACGTCGAGCGTGCGGATGTCGTGACGCCCTGCCTGGACCGGGAGACCGTGCTCTCACAGGCGCCGCAACGGCAAGGCGGATTCTTCCGCGTGCCCCGGATCATTGCCGACTAAAAAGGAACGTCCGTGACCGACCCACTCATCGAACGCAGCGCCGCGCAGATCGCGCGTGAGATAAACGCGCGTAGCCTCTCGGCCGTCGAGGTTACCGAGGCGGTGCTGGATCATATCGAAGCCGTCGATCCGCAGATCGGTTCGTTTTTGACGGTCCTGCACGAACGCGCGCGTGAGGCGGCCGCGCGCGTCGACGCGCGCATCGCCGCCGGCGAACAGCTGGCGCTCGCGGGCGTACCGCTCGCCGTCAAAGACAATATGTGCCTGACCGGCACGCGTACGACGGCCGGCAGCAAGATTCTCGAACGGTGGATTGCGCCGTACACGGCGACCGCGGTTGCGCGCTTGCTCGACGCGGGCTGCGTCCCGGTCGGCAAATCGAACCTGGACGAGTTCGCCATGGGTTCGTCCTGCGAGAACTCGGCGCTGGGCGTCACCCGCAACCCGTACGATCCCGGGCGCGTTCCCGGCGGCTCGAGCGGCGGTTCGGCCGCGGCGGCGGCCGCCTACGAAGCCGCGATCGGCATGGGCAGCGATACCGGCGGTTCGATACGTGAGCCCGGCGCGTTCTGCAATCTGGTCGGCTTCAAGCCAACCTATGGGCGGGTCTCGCGTTACGGACTGATCGCCTTTGCCTCGAGCCTGGATCAGATCGGGCCCCTGACCCGCACGGTCGAGGACGCGGCGCTGGCATACGATGCCATGGGTGGACACGATCCGATGGATTCGACCTCGATCGATCGTGCGCTCGAGCGCACCGCCACGCATTTGCGCGACGATCTTCGCGGGATGCGCGTCGGCATCGTGAAGCAGTTCGCGACCAACGGCTTGGGCGCCGAGATCGACGGGGTCTACGCGCAAGCGTACCGCGACCTCGAAGCACTCGGCGCGCAGCTGGTCGAGATCGAGCTGCCGACCGCGGAATTTGGCCTCGCGACCTACTATCTCATCGCTCCGGCCGAGTGCTCTTCGAATCTTGCGCGTTTCGACGGCGTGCGCTACGGGCTGCGCGTGGACGGCGCCGATGTGAGTGAAATGTACGAGCGCACGCGCGCCGCGGGATTCGGCCCGGAAGTCAAACGCCGGATCCTGATCGGCACCTACGCGCTCTCGAGCGGATACTACGATGCGTACTACGTGCGCGCGCAAAAGGCGCGCACGTTGATCGCGCGCGACTTCGAGGAGGCCTGGAAGGCGTGCGATTTGATCGCTTGTCCGGCCGCCAGTTCGCCGGCCTTCGAGTTCAACGCCAAGAGCGATCCCTATAGCATGTACTTGATGGACTACTACACGATCCCGATGTCGCTCGCGGGCCTGCCCGCGCTCTCGGTTCCGTGCGGTTGGGTCACCCCGCCCGGGGGAACGCGCCCGATGCCGATGGGCTTGCAGCTCTGCGCGCCGCTCTTCGAAGAGCGCAAACTGCTATCGGCCGCACACGCGTACGAGCAAAAGACGAAACACGCTCTGAAACATCGCCCCGCTCTAGCCGAGGTGGTCGGCTGATGATTGTTGCCGGCCATGTCTAGATATGAAGCGGTGATTGGTATCGAGTGCCATGTTGAGCTCAAAACCAAATCCAAGATGTTCTGCGGCTGCGCGAACGAGTTCGGCGGCGAGCCGAACACCAAAGTCTGTCCGGTGTGTCTGGCGCTGCCCGGGGCGCTCCCGGTCGCGAACCAAGAGGCGATCGACCACATGATCGTTGCCGGCCTCGCGTTCGGATCGCGGATCCCGGCGTTTTCGAAGTTCGACCGCAAGAACTACTTTTATCCGGATATGCCCAAGGATTATCAGATCTCGCAGTACGACATGCCGCTCACGGTTGGCGGCGCGGTGCGTTATTGGCTAGAGGATGGCACGATGAAAGAATGCCGCCTCACCCGCATCCATTTAGAAGAAGACACGGGAAAGTCGACGCACGCCGGCTCGAGCGA
The Candidatus Baltobacteraceae bacterium DNA segment above includes these coding regions:
- the gatC gene encoding Asp-tRNA(Asn)/Glu-tRNA(Gln) amidotransferase subunit GatC yields the protein MSSEKIDVRYVAKLARIALTDDEVERFEAQLGDLLEHMDALAKLDVSAVAATAQVVESRNVERADVVTPCLDRETVLSQAPQRQGGFFRVPRIIAD
- the gatA gene encoding Asp-tRNA(Asn)/Glu-tRNA(Gln) amidotransferase subunit GatA, producing MTDPLIERSAAQIAREINARSLSAVEVTEAVLDHIEAVDPQIGSFLTVLHERAREAAARVDARIAAGEQLALAGVPLAVKDNMCLTGTRTTAGSKILERWIAPYTATAVARLLDAGCVPVGKSNLDEFAMGSSCENSALGVTRNPYDPGRVPGGSSGGSAAAAAAYEAAIGMGSDTGGSIREPGAFCNLVGFKPTYGRVSRYGLIAFASSLDQIGPLTRTVEDAALAYDAMGGHDPMDSTSIDRALERTATHLRDDLRGMRVGIVKQFATNGLGAEIDGVYAQAYRDLEALGAQLVEIELPTAEFGLATYYLIAPAECSSNLARFDGVRYGLRVDGADVSEMYERTRAAGFGPEVKRRILIGTYALSSGYYDAYYVRAQKARTLIARDFEEAWKACDLIACPAASSPAFEFNAKSDPYSMYLMDYYTIPMSLAGLPALSVPCGWVTPPGGTRPMPMGLQLCAPLFEERKLLSAAHAYEQKTKHALKHRPALAEVVG